A DNA window from Rhineura floridana isolate rRhiFlo1 chromosome 11, rRhiFlo1.hap2, whole genome shotgun sequence contains the following coding sequences:
- the LOC133367397 gene encoding olfactory receptor 11G2-like: MEMANGSTIHEFILLGFDVQQRTRFLLLGFLSILYMLTLAENITIITVVSLDNHLAQLPMYILLSNFSWMEMCYVTTTVPRMLSDLVSPYGIISFQACFLQFYFWFSLGCTECFFLSAMALDRYLAICHPLRYPQLMTQHSCYALVGTCWVVGFLWFPIPVILISKLSFCGPNIIDHFLCDPGPIVSLACPPLGNAPFVLQMFLYALVSSNVFFVLLSYGFVILSLIKSSNEASRRKAFSTISFHIMVVTLFYGSVAVEYFIPGGESRSEATKAVTYFYAGLTPFLNPLIYCLRNDQVKEALGRLLNRRKIFLRRKVTV; the protein is encoded by the coding sequence ATGGAGATGGCCAATGGCAGCACCATCCACGAATTCATTTTGCTGGGATTTGACGTTCAACAGCGGACACGATTCTTGCTCCTTGGCTTTTTGTCCATTCTCTACATGCTCACTTTGGCTGagaacatcaccatcatcacagTGGTGTCCCTAGATAACCACTTGGCCCAGCTTCCCATGTACATCCTGCTGAGCAATTTCTCCTGGATGGAGATGTGCTACGTGACTACCACTGTACCTCGTATGCTCTCTGACCTCGTTTCCCCTTATGGAATCATTTCCTTCCAGGCCTGTTTCCTCCAGTTCTACTTCTGGTTCTCTCTGGGCTGCACGGAATGCTTCTTCCTCTCAGCCATGGCCTTGGATCGGTACTTGGCCATCTGCCACCCTCTGCGCTACCCACAACTTATGACCCAACATTCCTGCTATGCCTTGGTAGGGACATGTTGGGTTGTTGGCTTCCTGTGGTTTCCTATCCCAGTGATTTTGATCTCCAAGTTGTCCTTTTGTGGTCCTAACATTATTGACCACTTTTTGTGTGATCCTGGGCCAATTGTGTCCCTGGCCTGCCCTCCACTTGGAAATGCTCCCTTTGTCTTACAAATGTTTCTGTATGCTCTGGTTTCAAGCAATGTGTTCTTTGTTTTGCTATCATATGGCTTTGTCATTCTCAGCCTGATAAAATCTTCAAATGAAGCCAGTCGTAGGAAGGCCTTCTCTACCATCTCTTTCCACATAATGGTGGTGACACTTTTTTATGGCAGTGTAGCAGTGGAGTACTTTATTCCAGGTGGGGAAAGTCGCTCAGAGGCCACCAAGGCAGTCACATACTTCTATGCAGGCCTTACACCCTTTCTTAACCCCCTGATCTACTGTCTGAGAAATGATCAAGTGAAAGAGGCCCTGGGCAGGTTACTAAACAGAAGGAAAATATTTCTGAGGAGAAAAGTGACAGTATAA